CAGCTTTGCGGTCTGTGCCAGACACGGTACGAGACCAACCTTCTGCGAGTGCTGGACTGCAAGAACCCGCACTGCCAAGAGCTTCTCTCGGACGATGATGTGACCGCGGTCACCACGGCCATGATCTGCGACGAGTGTCGAGAGCATTTTGAGCAGGTACAGGCACACCTGACCGCCCTGGGCATCACTTTCAGGCTGGACCCGCGGCTGGTGCGGGGCCTTGACTACTACACGAAAACCGCTTTTGAGTTCGTCGCCGAGGGTATCGGCGCCCAGAGCAGCATCGGTGGCGGCGGCAGGTACGATGGTCTCGTCGAGCAGTGCGGCGGGCCTGCAACTCCCGGCGTGGGCATCGGTATGGGCCTGGAGCGCCTGCTTCTCGTGCGCGAGGCCCTGGGCCTTGTCCCCCACTCCAGACCCCGCCACGGGTGCCTGGTCATCACCATTGGCGATGCCGCCTGGACCGAAGGCATCAAGCTCGTGGCTGAACTGCGCAAGGCGGGAATCGAGGCGGAGCTGGATTACCGCCAGCGTTCCATGCGCGCCCAGATGAAGTTCGCCAACAGTCATGATTTCGCCACTGTGGTGATCCTGGGCGAGGATGAGATGGCTCGGGGCGTGGTGAGCCTGCGTAACCTGGAGACGGCGGAGCAGGTGGAAGTGACGCGGGAGGAACTGGTCAGCAGACTGCAAGGCAGGTGAGCCCGTTGATCTGTCCGGCTTGCGGTCAGAATGTAAACGGAACTGGCGAGTCCGGCGCGTGTCCCTTGTGTGGCGCGCAGTTGATGGCCGGTCGGCGCGAGGTTACGTTCCTCTACGTCTTGACCAGCGCCTTTTTCGCATCCCTGCTGGTGTACGGCGCACTTGCCTTCATAGTGGAGTCCGCCGTCGACCGCGGAGAACCGGGATCCCCCGTACTCCGATATGCCGTCCTCGGGATGAGCGTGTTTCTGCTGGTGGCGATTACGACAGTCGAGCGCTTCCTCCTGCCGGGAGAGACGGTTGCCGCGGTTCGCACCTGCGCTATCGTACAGGCGGCATTTGCGGACGCTATCGCTGTATGCGGGCTGGTGCTCTTTCTCACTGGCGAGAGTATTGAGTGGTTCGTGCTCCATCTTGGCCTGGCGGCTGCCGGGTTCATCTACCTGGCCACACGTATTCCGCACTACTCACGGCTGATGGAGAAGTACATCATCGAAAGCAAATCTGGCGACCATTGAACCCGGCCGCCTTCGCCATACCTATGCATCCACGGAGGGCTGCAATGTCCGAACCCACTTTCCTCAAGCGCACACAGCGCTGCGGCGAGCTGCGCGAAGATCACATCGGCCAGGAAGTCGTCCTCAACGGCTGGGTCCACCGCTGGCGCGATCATGGCGGCGTCGTCTTCGTCGACCTGCGCGACCGCTACGGCATCGTGCAGGTGGTTTTCGACCCGCAGGATGCCCCCGAGGCCCACGCTCTGGCCCACCAGATGCGCAGCGAGTTCGTGGTCGCCGTGTCCGGCGTCGTCCAGCGCCGGCCGGCGGGCACCGAGAACGCCAGCATGCCCACGGGTATGGTGGAAGTGCGTGTGGCGAAGGCCGAGGTGCTCAATGCCGCTGCCACGCCGCCTTTCTACATCGCCGACCAGACGGAGACCGATGAACTGGTGCGCATGAAGTACCGGTACATCGACCTGCGCGGCGAGCGAATGCAGCGCAATCTCGCGATCCGCGCCAGGGCAACCGCGGCTGCGCGTCGGTACCTGGACGGTCTCGACTTCATGGAGATCGAGACCCCGCTTCTTTTCCAGCCCACCCCCGAGGGTGCCCGGGATTACCTCGTACCCAGTCGCGTGAACCCCGGGCGGTTCTACGCGCTGCCCCAGTCGCCGCAGATTCTCAAGCAGCTTCTCATGGTCAGCGGCATGGATCGCTATTACCAGATCGCCCGCTGTCTGAGGGATGAGGACCTGCGGGCAGACCGCCAGCCCGAGTTCACCCAGGTGGACATCGAGATGTCCTTCGTGGAGCGCGACGACGTGATGAATATGGTCGAAGGCCTCTTCGCCGCCATGTTCCGCGAGGCTCTCGGAGTAGAAGTTGAGACCCCCTGGGTGCGCTTGAGCTACGCGGAGGCCATGGCGAAGTATGGAACCGACAAGCCGGACTTGCGTTTCGGAATGGAGTTTGTGGACCTGGGCGAGATCGTGAAGGAGGCGGATTTCAAGGTCTTCCGGACCGTGCTGGCCACTGGCGGGCAGGTGAAAGGTATTTGTGCGAAGGGCTGCGGCGGGTACCCGAGGGCGCAACTGGACAAGCTCACCGAATTCGCCCAGAGCCACAAGGCCAAGGGCCTGGCGTGGATGCGGGTCACCGATGAGGGCGTGGACTCCCCCATCGCCAAGTTCTTCACCGAAGAGCAGCTCTCCGCGATCATCGGAGCCTTCGGCGCCGAAGCCGGCGACCTGCTGCTCATGGTCGCCGATAGCCCGGCGGTGGTTGCCGAAGCGCTGGACTGGATCCGGCGCGAGATGGCGCGGCGGGAGAACCTGATCCCGGAGGGCGTCTACAAGTTCGCGTGGATCACCGATTTCCCCATGTTCGAGTGGGATGAGGATGAGAAGCGTTGGGACGCCATGCACCACCCCTTCACCATGCCGCACCCAGATGACTGGGAACTGCTGGACAGCGACCCGGGCAAGGTACGCGCCCTGGCCTATGATGTGTCCCTCAACGGGAACGAGGTTGCGGGCGGAAGCATCCGAATCCACCGCCCGGACATTCAGGGCAAGGCTTTCGCGGTGCTGG
This region of Armatimonadota bacterium genomic DNA includes:
- the aspS gene encoding aspartate--tRNA ligase, whose product is MSEPTFLKRTQRCGELREDHIGQEVVLNGWVHRWRDHGGVVFVDLRDRYGIVQVVFDPQDAPEAHALAHQMRSEFVVAVSGVVQRRPAGTENASMPTGMVEVRVAKAEVLNAAATPPFYIADQTETDELVRMKYRYIDLRGERMQRNLAIRARATAAARRYLDGLDFMEIETPLLFQPTPEGARDYLVPSRVNPGRFYALPQSPQILKQLLMVSGMDRYYQIARCLRDEDLRADRQPEFTQVDIEMSFVERDDVMNMVEGLFAAMFREALGVEVETPWVRLSYAEAMAKYGTDKPDLRFGMEFVDLGEIVKEADFKVFRTVLATGGQVKGICAKGCGGYPRAQLDKLTEFAQSHKAKGLAWMRVTDEGVDSPIAKFFTEEQLSAIIGAFGAEAGDLLLMVADSPAVVAEALDWIRREMARRENLIPEGVYKFAWITDFPMFEWDEDEKRWDAMHHPFTMPHPDDWELLDSDPGKVRALAYDVSLNGNEVAGGSIRIHRPDIQGKAFAVLGIDEEEAAKRFGFLLEAFKYGAPPHGGIALGLDRIVAIMCNEDSIRDVIAFPKTQRAQCLMSGAPGIADAKQIKELHIKLDLPVSI
- a CDS encoding histidine--tRNA ligase encodes the protein MKYQRPRGLQDILPDRAGEWQFAEATFRRICGLYRYEEIRTPIFEDTDLFIRAVGKETDIVSKEMYTFEDRSGHSLTLRAEGTAPTIRAYLENNLRGQDLERLVKLYYIGPIFRYDRPQAGRYRQHHQCGLEAIGSQNPAVDAEIIDLALTFMGELGIHDVTLKLNSVGCPVCRPTIESNLRAYLRPHLEQLCGLCQTRYETNLLRVLDCKNPHCQELLSDDDVTAVTTAMICDECREHFEQVQAHLTALGITFRLDPRLVRGLDYYTKTAFEFVAEGIGAQSSIGGGGRYDGLVEQCGGPATPGVGIGMGLERLLLVREALGLVPHSRPRHGCLVITIGDAAWTEGIKLVAELRKAGIEAELDYRQRSMRAQMKFANSHDFATVVILGEDEMARGVVSLRNLETAEQVEVTREELVSRLQGR